From a region of the Mycobacterium sp. SMC-8 genome:
- a CDS encoding aldo/keto reductase, which translates to MTSAAAIPTVTLNDDNTMPVIGLGVGELSEAEAEQSVLAALEAGYRLIDTAAAYGNEAAVGRAVAQSGVPREELFITTKLATEELGFQSSQDAIRASLERLGLEYVDLYLIHWPAGEQGKYIDSWGGLMKSKEVGLARSIGVSNFSAHHLDDVIGLSFFTPAVNQIELHPLLNQAELRAVNAEHGIVTEAYGPLGVGRLLSNSVVTGIADAHGRTPAQVLLRWSLQLGNVVISRSTSPERITSNLDVFGFELDDEQMNALNALDEGTRFRPDPETYAGS; encoded by the coding sequence ATGACGTCGGCGGCAGCTATCCCCACCGTCACACTCAACGACGACAACACCATGCCGGTGATCGGCCTCGGTGTGGGTGAGTTGTCGGAGGCCGAGGCCGAGCAGTCCGTGCTGGCGGCGTTGGAGGCCGGCTACCGGCTGATCGACACCGCAGCCGCGTACGGCAACGAAGCCGCCGTCGGGCGCGCGGTCGCACAGTCCGGGGTGCCTCGCGAGGAGCTGTTCATCACGACCAAGCTCGCCACCGAGGAACTCGGCTTCCAGTCCTCCCAGGACGCCATCAGGGCGAGCCTGGAGCGTCTGGGTCTGGAGTACGTCGACCTGTATCTGATCCACTGGCCCGCGGGCGAGCAGGGCAAGTACATCGACAGTTGGGGCGGGCTGATGAAGTCCAAAGAGGTCGGCTTGGCTCGTTCGATCGGGGTGAGCAACTTTTCCGCCCACCACCTCGACGACGTCATCGGCCTGTCATTCTTCACCCCGGCGGTCAACCAGATTGAGCTGCACCCGCTGCTCAACCAGGCCGAACTGCGGGCGGTCAACGCCGAGCACGGCATCGTGACCGAGGCCTACGGCCCGCTCGGGGTGGGCCGCCTGCTGAGCAACAGCGTGGTCACCGGCATCGCCGACGCGCACGGCAGGACACCGGCGCAGGTGCTGCTGCGCTGGAGCCTGCAACTCGGCAACGTCGTGATCTCGCGGTCGACCTCGCCGGAGCGCATCACGTCGAACCTCGACGTGTTCGGCTTCGAACTCGACGACGAGCAGATGAACGCCCTCAACGCGCTCGACGAAGGCACCCGGTTCCGCCCGGACCCCGAGACCTACGCCGGCTCCTAA
- a CDS encoding alpha/beta hydrolase: protein MTDPVADRPAQPQVRRKLGVAGPSSDVLANRIAGVTLRGMPRIPDSVKRVLLGGRSITLDGNTLDTTMQLMLAGQHLLGLDGLVADDDHVAARRQLEQLASSFAKRIPVAAVTDLTVDGADGPRKARHYRTDLPEAPLLVFFHGGGHVIGSIDSHDDLCREICRTGGVHVLSVDYRLAPEHPAPAGAEDAYASYLWAREHAADFGADPGRVAVGGDSAGANLSALVAIRARDEGAPRPALQLLLYPVTDYQSETRSKTLFARGFFLTKRDMDWFSERFLGEAQLEGTDARVSPLRAGDLSGLSPALVATAGFDPLRDEGRHYADALRTAGTPVDYREYGSLIHGFANFFPLGGASAAATGDLISAMRAHLTRAH from the coding sequence GTGACGGACCCCGTCGCCGACCGACCAGCACAGCCGCAGGTGCGTCGCAAACTCGGCGTCGCGGGGCCGAGCAGTGACGTGCTGGCGAACAGGATCGCCGGTGTCACGCTGCGCGGGATGCCGCGGATCCCCGACTCCGTCAAGCGGGTTCTGCTGGGTGGACGCTCGATCACGCTCGACGGGAACACCCTCGACACCACGATGCAGCTGATGCTCGCCGGCCAGCATCTGCTCGGGCTCGACGGGTTGGTGGCCGACGACGACCACGTGGCCGCCCGGCGGCAACTGGAACAGCTCGCGAGCAGCTTCGCAAAGCGGATCCCGGTCGCGGCCGTGACAGACCTCACGGTCGACGGGGCCGACGGCCCCCGCAAGGCGCGGCATTACCGCACCGATCTGCCCGAGGCGCCGCTGCTGGTGTTCTTCCACGGCGGCGGCCACGTGATCGGCAGCATCGACAGCCACGACGACCTGTGCCGGGAGATCTGCCGCACCGGCGGCGTACACGTGCTGTCCGTGGACTACCGCCTGGCGCCGGAGCATCCGGCACCCGCCGGAGCCGAGGATGCCTACGCCTCCTACCTGTGGGCACGCGAGCACGCCGCCGACTTCGGCGCCGACCCGGGCCGGGTGGCCGTCGGCGGTGACAGTGCGGGCGCGAATCTGTCCGCGCTGGTCGCGATCCGGGCCCGGGACGAGGGCGCGCCGCGGCCCGCCCTGCAGCTGCTGCTGTACCCGGTGACCGACTACCAGAGCGAGACCAGGTCCAAGACGCTGTTCGCCCGCGGCTTCTTCCTGACCAAGCGGGACATGGACTGGTTCAGCGAGCGATTCCTCGGGGAGGCGCAGCTCGAAGGCACCGACGCCCGGGTGTCACCGCTGCGGGCCGGCGACCTGTCCGGGTTGTCGCCGGCACTGGTCGCGACCGCCGGCTTCGACCCGCTGCGCGACGAGGGCCGCCATTACGCCGACGCGCTGCGCACCGCCGGCACGCCCGTGGACTACCGGGAATACGGTTCGCTGATCCACGGCTTCGCGAACTTCTTCCCGCTCGGCGGTGCCAGCGCGGCCGCCACCGGCGACCTCATCTCGGCGATGCGTGCGCATCTGACCCGCGCCCACTGA
- a CDS encoding DsbA family protein has product MATKPKKNARYDLKAADRKRNLLVQIGLTAVVVIFAVTLVLYIVLSADDKPTAGESRAIRVESSSLIKKEGTDEPKAVLSLYEDFLCPHCGAFEQQFGPTIDKLIDSGAIAADYYMVAILDRPQNNNYPSRAGGAAYCVADESIDAFRRFHAALYAQQPGETGAVYPDNARLIEIARQSGASGGVADCINKGTYVDMVAGLAAATGIKSTPSVRINGEDYQYSTPDALVAKVKEIVGDVPGLEAAPPAPAPQPVPAS; this is encoded by the coding sequence GTGGCCACCAAACCCAAGAAGAACGCGCGTTACGACCTGAAGGCAGCCGACCGTAAGCGCAACCTGCTCGTCCAGATCGGTCTGACCGCCGTCGTGGTGATCTTCGCGGTCACTTTGGTGCTGTACATCGTGCTCTCCGCCGACGACAAGCCCACCGCCGGTGAGTCCCGGGCCATCCGGGTCGAATCGAGCAGCCTGATCAAAAAGGAAGGCACCGACGAGCCCAAGGCCGTCCTGAGCCTCTACGAGGACTTCCTCTGCCCGCACTGCGGCGCCTTCGAGCAGCAGTTCGGTCCTACGATCGACAAGCTCATCGACTCCGGCGCGATCGCGGCCGACTACTACATGGTCGCCATCCTCGACCGGCCGCAGAACAACAACTACCCGTCGCGCGCCGGTGGCGCCGCGTACTGCGTCGCCGATGAGTCGATCGACGCGTTCCGCCGCTTCCATGCCGCGCTCTACGCCCAGCAACCCGGTGAGACCGGCGCGGTCTACCCGGACAACGCCCGCCTCATCGAGATCGCGCGTCAGTCCGGTGCCTCTGGCGGGGTGGCGGACTGCATCAACAAGGGGACCTACGTCGACATGGTGGCCGGCCTGGCTGCGGCGACGGGCATCAAGTCCACTCCGTCGGTCCGCATCAACGGCGAGGACTACCAGTACAGCACCCCCGACGCGCTGGTCGCCAAGGTCAAGGAGATCGTCGGCGACGTGCCCGGGCTGGAAGCCGCACCGCCGGCGCCCGCCCCGCAACCCGTCCCGGCCTCATGA
- a CDS encoding vitamin K epoxide reductase family protein, translating into MTATMAGSVDHPDPSVDRPAAVEVPRASALWVLIAGVVGLAAALTLTVEKIELLIDPSYVPSCSINPVLSCGSVMVTPQASLFGFPNPLIGIVAFSVVVVTGVLALAKVGLGRWYWAGLAVGTLAGTVFVHWLIFQSLYRIGALCPYCMVVWAVTIPLLVVAASIAVQPQRSNSGVIRALHTWRWSLVTLWFTAVLLLILERFWNYWSTLI; encoded by the coding sequence ATGACCGCGACCATGGCCGGGTCCGTCGACCACCCCGATCCGTCGGTCGACCGGCCGGCCGCGGTCGAGGTTCCGCGGGCATCCGCGCTGTGGGTGCTCATCGCCGGAGTGGTCGGGCTCGCCGCCGCGCTGACCCTGACGGTCGAAAAGATCGAACTGCTGATCGACCCGAGCTACGTGCCCTCCTGCAGCATCAACCCGGTGCTGTCGTGCGGGTCGGTGATGGTCACCCCGCAGGCGTCACTGTTCGGTTTCCCGAACCCGCTGATCGGCATCGTGGCGTTCTCCGTCGTCGTCGTCACCGGTGTCCTCGCGCTGGCGAAGGTCGGGCTTGGCCGATGGTATTGGGCAGGCCTGGCCGTGGGCACCCTGGCCGGCACGGTCTTCGTGCACTGGCTGATCTTTCAGAGCCTGTACCGCATCGGTGCACTGTGCCCGTACTGCATGGTGGTGTGGGCGGTCACGATCCCGCTGCTGGTGGTGGCCGCCTCGATCGCGGTCCAGCCGCAGCGCAGCAACAGCGGCGTGATCCGTGCACTGCACACCTGGCGCTGGTCACTGGTGACGCTGTGGTTCACCGCGGTGCTGCTGCTGATCCTCGAGCGCTTCTGGAACTACTGGTCCACCCTCATCTGA
- a CDS encoding pyruvate carboxylase, whose translation MSKVLVANRGEIAIRAFRAAYEMGIATVAVYPYEDRNSLHRLKADESYQIGEVGHPVRAYLSVDEIMRVAVQAGCDAVYPGYGFLSENPELAASCAAAGITFVGPSAGVLELTGNKTRAIEAARAAGLPVLTSSAPSSSVEQLVEAAQGMEFPLFVKAVSGGGGRGMRRVADRDALAEAVEAASREAESAFGDPNVYLEQAVLNPRHIEVQILADNDGNVMHLFERDCSVQRRHQKVIELAPAPNLSPELRQKICDDAVAFAREIDYSCAGTVEFLLDERGHHVFIECNPRIQVEHTVTEEITDVDLVSSQLRIASGETLGDLGLSQEMLTAPRGFAMQCRITTEDPANGFRPDTGRITAYRSPGGAGIRLDGGAHLGAEIGAHFDSMLVKLTCRGRDFDTAVARAHRALAEFRVRGVSTNIPFLQAVIDDPDFRAGRVNTSFIDDRPYLLTARSPADRGTKILNYLADVTVNQPHGPRPSTVYPHDKLPPIDLDSMPPRGSKHLLSEVGPEAFARWMRESKAVGVTDTTFRDAHQSLLATRIRTSGLLMVAPYIARMTPQLLSIECWGGATYDVALRFLKEDPWERLAALREAVPNICLQMLLRGRNTVGYTPYPESVTHAFVQEATATGIDIYRIFDALNNVDSMRPAIDAVRETGTAVAEVAMSYTGDLSDPGENLYTLDYYLKLAEQIVDAGAHVLGIKDMAGLLRPQAAAQLVSALRSRFDLPVHVHTHDTPGGQLATYLAAWQAGASAVDGASAPLAGTTSQPALSSIVAATAHTEFDTGLSLSAVCDLEPYWEALRKVYAPFDVAAAGPPTPTGRVYRHEIPGGQLSNLRQQAIALGLGDRFEEIEASYAAADRILGRLVKVTPSSKVVGDLALALVGAGVSADEFAEDPARFDIPDSVIGFLRGELGDPPGGWPEPLRSKALAGRAPAKPPAELSDEDTAALADAGPTRQATLNRLLFPGPTKEFEAHRELYGDTSSLSANQFFYGLRHGDEHRVTLERGVELLIGLEAISDADERGMRTVMCIINGQLRPVVVRDRSVASDVPTAEKADRTNSDHVAAPFAGVVTVSVGEGDTVEAGQTIATIEAMKMEAAITAPKAGTVARIAVSATAQVEGGDLLVVIGSTGKSEATGDAS comes from the coding sequence ATCTCCAAAGTCCTCGTCGCCAACCGTGGTGAGATCGCGATCCGCGCGTTCCGCGCGGCCTATGAGATGGGCATCGCGACCGTCGCGGTGTATCCATACGAAGATCGCAATTCGCTGCACCGGTTGAAGGCCGACGAGTCCTATCAGATCGGCGAGGTCGGGCATCCTGTCCGGGCCTACCTGTCTGTCGACGAGATCATGCGGGTGGCCGTGCAGGCCGGGTGTGACGCGGTGTACCCCGGCTACGGTTTCCTGTCGGAGAACCCGGAACTGGCCGCGTCGTGCGCCGCGGCGGGCATCACGTTCGTCGGCCCCAGCGCCGGTGTGCTGGAGCTGACCGGGAACAAGACGCGTGCCATCGAGGCGGCGCGCGCGGCCGGCCTGCCGGTCCTGACGTCGTCGGCACCCTCGTCGTCGGTCGAGCAACTCGTCGAGGCGGCCCAGGGGATGGAGTTCCCGCTGTTCGTCAAGGCCGTGTCCGGCGGCGGCGGCCGGGGCATGCGCCGCGTCGCCGACCGGGACGCGCTGGCCGAGGCGGTGGAAGCCGCCAGCCGGGAAGCCGAGTCCGCGTTCGGCGACCCGAATGTCTACCTCGAGCAGGCGGTACTCAACCCGCGTCACATCGAGGTGCAGATTCTCGCCGACAACGACGGCAACGTGATGCATCTGTTCGAACGGGACTGCAGCGTGCAGCGCCGTCACCAGAAGGTCATCGAGCTGGCGCCGGCGCCGAACCTGTCCCCGGAGCTGCGGCAGAAGATCTGCGACGATGCGGTCGCGTTCGCGCGGGAGATCGACTACTCCTGCGCGGGCACCGTGGAGTTTCTGCTCGACGAACGCGGCCACCACGTGTTCATCGAATGCAATCCACGCATCCAGGTCGAACACACCGTCACCGAGGAGATCACCGACGTCGACCTGGTCTCCAGCCAGTTGCGGATCGCCTCGGGGGAGACGCTCGGCGATCTCGGGCTGAGCCAGGAGATGTTGACGGCGCCACGGGGATTCGCGATGCAGTGCCGGATCACCACCGAGGACCCCGCCAACGGCTTCCGGCCCGACACCGGGCGGATCACCGCCTACCGGTCACCGGGCGGCGCCGGCATCCGCCTCGACGGTGGTGCGCACCTGGGCGCAGAGATCGGTGCGCATTTCGACTCGATGCTGGTCAAACTGACATGTCGCGGAAGGGATTTCGACACCGCAGTGGCCCGGGCCCACCGCGCGCTCGCCGAGTTCAGGGTGCGCGGGGTGTCGACGAACATCCCGTTCCTGCAGGCGGTGATCGACGACCCGGACTTCCGCGCCGGACGCGTCAACACCTCCTTCATCGACGACCGCCCGTATCTGCTCACCGCACGCTCACCCGCCGACCGCGGCACCAAGATCCTGAACTATCTGGCCGACGTCACGGTCAATCAGCCGCACGGGCCGCGGCCGTCGACGGTGTATCCGCACGACAAGCTGCCGCCGATCGACCTGGACTCGATGCCGCCGCGGGGCAGCAAGCATCTGCTCTCCGAGGTCGGACCGGAGGCGTTCGCGCGGTGGATGCGTGAGTCCAAGGCGGTCGGCGTCACCGACACGACCTTCCGCGACGCACATCAATCGTTGCTGGCCACCAGGATTCGCACGTCCGGTCTGCTGATGGTGGCGCCCTACATCGCGCGGATGACTCCGCAGCTGCTCTCCATCGAGTGCTGGGGCGGCGCCACGTATGACGTGGCGCTGCGGTTCCTCAAGGAGGATCCGTGGGAGCGGCTGGCCGCTCTGCGTGAGGCGGTACCCAACATCTGTCTGCAGATGCTGCTGCGGGGCCGCAACACCGTCGGTTACACCCCGTACCCGGAGTCGGTGACCCATGCGTTCGTGCAGGAGGCAACCGCGACGGGCATCGACATCTACCGGATCTTCGACGCGCTCAACAATGTCGACTCGATGCGGCCGGCGATCGATGCGGTCCGCGAGACGGGCACGGCGGTCGCCGAGGTCGCGATGTCCTACACCGGGGACCTGTCCGATCCGGGCGAGAACCTCTACACGCTGGACTACTACCTCAAGCTCGCCGAGCAGATCGTCGACGCGGGCGCGCATGTGCTCGGGATCAAGGACATGGCCGGACTGCTACGCCCGCAGGCGGCGGCGCAGTTGGTCAGCGCGCTGCGTAGTCGCTTCGACCTGCCTGTGCACGTCCACACCCATGACACCCCGGGCGGTCAGCTCGCCACGTACCTGGCGGCGTGGCAGGCCGGCGCCAGTGCGGTCGACGGCGCGTCGGCGCCGCTGGCGGGCACGACCAGCCAGCCTGCGCTGAGTTCGATCGTGGCGGCCACCGCGCACACCGAGTTCGACACCGGGCTGTCGTTGTCGGCGGTGTGCGATCTGGAGCCGTACTGGGAGGCGCTGCGAAAGGTGTACGCGCCCTTCGATGTCGCCGCGGCCGGTCCGCCGACTCCCACCGGCCGGGTCTACCGCCACGAGATCCCGGGCGGTCAGTTGTCGAATTTGCGTCAGCAGGCGATCGCGCTGGGGCTGGGGGACCGCTTCGAGGAGATCGAGGCGAGTTACGCGGCGGCCGACCGGATCCTGGGCAGGCTGGTCAAGGTGACACCGTCGTCGAAGGTGGTCGGCGATCTGGCCCTGGCGCTCGTCGGCGCCGGCGTGTCGGCCGACGAATTCGCCGAGGACCCGGCTCGTTTCGACATTCCGGACTCGGTGATCGGCTTCCTGCGCGGCGAGCTGGGAGATCCTCCCGGCGGGTGGCCGGAACCGTTGCGGTCCAAGGCGCTGGCCGGTCGGGCGCCGGCCAAGCCGCCTGCCGAACTCAGTGACGAGGACACCGCGGCGCTGGCCGACGCGGGCCCGACCAGGCAGGCAACGCTGAACAGGCTGCTGTTCCCCGGTCCCACAAAGGAATTCGAGGCGCACCGCGAGCTTTACGGCGACACGTCGAGCCTGTCGGCCAACCAGTTCTTCTACGGGTTGCGCCACGGGGACGAGCACCGCGTCACCCTGGAACGGGGCGTGGAACTGCTGATCGGCCTCGAGGCGATCTCCGATGCCGACGAGCGGGGCATGCGCACCGTGATGTGCATCATCAACGGGCAGCTGCGGCCGGTGGTGGTCCGCGACCGCAGTGTCGCCAGCGACGTGCCCACCGCCGAGAAAGCCGACCGCACCAATTCCGACCATGTGGCCGCACCCTTTGCCGGCGTGGTCACCGTCAGCGTCGGGGAGGGGGACACGGTCGAGGCGGGCCAGACCATCGCGACCATCGAGGCGATGAAGATGGAGGCCGCGATCACCGCGCCGAAGGCGGGCACGGTCGCCCGGATCGCGGTGTCGGCCACCGCTCAGGTCGAGGGCGGAGATCTGCTGGTGGTGATCGGTTCGACGGGGAAGAGTGAAGCGACCGGGGACGCATCCTGA
- the rsmD gene encoding 16S rRNA (guanine(966)-N(2))-methyltransferase RsmD produces MSRIVAGKFGGRRIAVPQQRSGRGTRPTTDRVRESLFNVLSARIDFAGLRVLDLYAGSGALGLEALSRGAASALFVESDARAAAVIEQNIAGLGVRHADVRRGSVSSVLSAGAPRPVDLVLADPPYEIDAAQVDDVLRSLVAAGWTAPGTVVVVERPASGRDIAWPDGWSVWKPRRYGDTRVEAAQRC; encoded by the coding sequence CTGAGCCGGATCGTCGCCGGGAAGTTCGGCGGTCGGCGCATCGCGGTGCCGCAGCAACGGTCGGGCCGGGGCACGCGGCCGACGACCGACCGGGTGCGCGAGTCGTTGTTCAACGTCCTGTCGGCGAGGATCGACTTCGCCGGCCTGCGCGTGCTCGACCTGTACGCCGGTTCGGGTGCGCTGGGCCTTGAGGCGTTGTCGCGCGGAGCGGCGTCGGCGCTGTTCGTCGAGTCCGACGCCAGGGCCGCGGCGGTGATCGAGCAGAACATCGCCGGGCTGGGGGTTCGCCACGCGGACGTGCGGCGCGGCTCGGTGTCGTCGGTCCTGTCCGCGGGCGCACCCCGGCCGGTGGATCTGGTGCTGGCCGACCCGCCCTACGAGATCGACGCCGCACAAGTCGACGACGTCCTGCGGTCGCTGGTCGCGGCCGGGTGGACCGCGCCAGGCACGGTAGTCGTGGTGGAACGTCCCGCATCGGGCCGCGACATCGCCTGGCCGGATGGGTGGTCGGTATGGAAGCCCCGCCGCTACGGGGACACCCGCGTCGAGGCCGCGCAACGCTGCTAG
- the coaD gene encoding pantetheine-phosphate adenylyltransferase, which produces MSGAVCPGSFDPVTLGHIDVFERAAAQFDEVVVAVMVNPNKSGLFTHDERIALIEASTTHLPNLRVESGQGLIVDFVKERGLTAIVKGLRTGTDFEYELQMAQMNRHVAGVDTFFVATTPRYSFVSSSLAKEVAMLGGDVSELLPEPVNARLKARLAERG; this is translated from the coding sequence ATGAGTGGAGCGGTGTGCCCGGGATCCTTCGATCCGGTGACCCTCGGTCACATCGACGTCTTCGAGCGTGCCGCGGCGCAGTTCGACGAGGTCGTGGTCGCGGTGATGGTGAACCCGAACAAGTCCGGGCTGTTCACCCACGACGAGCGCATCGCGCTGATCGAGGCGTCGACCACCCACCTGCCCAACCTGCGCGTCGAGTCGGGGCAGGGGCTGATCGTCGACTTCGTCAAGGAGCGCGGGCTGACCGCCATCGTGAAGGGCCTGCGCACCGGCACCGACTTCGAGTACGAGCTGCAGATGGCGCAGATGAACCGGCACGTCGCCGGAGTCGACACGTTCTTCGTCGCTACCACACCGCGCTACTCGTTCGTGTCGTCGTCGCTGGCCAAGGAGGTGGCGATGCTCGGCGGTGACGTCTCGGAACTGCTGCCGGAGCCGGTGAACGCACGGCTGAAGGCCAGGCTCGCCGAGCGGGGTTGA
- a CDS encoding hemerythrin domain-containing protein has translation MPETFVQSADDVVAFLRDQHNLIKDMFDDVLHASEDKAREKAFTDLRQLLAVHETAEEMVIHPRARREVDSGDEIVDARLREEHEAKEQLVALEKLDIASEEFLTELTKFRDAVLEHAEREESEEFTKLKRELDADELKSLAGAVRAAEAIAPTRPHPGVESAKLNFAVGPFASMLDRARDAIGSALR, from the coding sequence GTGCCTGAGACATTCGTTCAATCCGCCGACGACGTCGTCGCGTTCCTGAGGGATCAGCACAACCTGATCAAGGACATGTTCGACGACGTGCTCCACGCGTCTGAAGACAAGGCGCGCGAGAAGGCGTTCACCGATCTGCGTCAGCTGCTCGCCGTACACGAGACCGCCGAGGAGATGGTGATTCATCCACGAGCCCGGCGGGAGGTGGATTCCGGTGACGAGATCGTCGATGCCCGCCTGCGCGAGGAACATGAGGCCAAGGAGCAGCTGGTCGCACTGGAGAAGCTCGACATCGCGTCCGAGGAGTTTCTCACCGAGCTGACGAAGTTCCGCGACGCCGTGCTCGAGCATGCCGAGCGTGAGGAGAGCGAGGAGTTCACCAAGCTCAAGCGTGAACTCGACGCCGACGAGCTCAAGAGCCTGGCAGGGGCGGTGCGTGCCGCCGAGGCGATCGCGCCGACCCGACCGCACCCCGGGGTGGAATCGGCCAAGCTCAACTTCGCGGTCGGACCGTTCGCGTCGATGCTGGACCGGGCCCGCGACGCGATCGGGTCGGCCTTGCGCTGA
- the sepIVA gene encoding cell division protein SepIVA: MYRVFEALDELGAIVEEARGVPMTAGCVVPRGDVLELIDDIKDAIPGELDDAQDVLDARDSLLREAKEHAESTVSTANAEADSMVNHARAEADRLLADAKSQADRMVAEARAHSERMVTEVREEAARIAATAKREYEASTGRAKSEADRLIESGNLAYEKAVQEGIKEQQRLVSQTEVVATATAEATRMIDSAHAEADRLRGECDIYVDSKLAEFEDFLNGTLRSVGRGRHQLRTAAGTHDYAAR, from the coding sequence GTGTACCGAGTGTTCGAAGCTCTCGATGAGTTGGGTGCGATCGTCGAAGAAGCCCGCGGTGTGCCGATGACGGCGGGCTGTGTGGTGCCGCGCGGGGACGTCCTGGAGTTGATCGACGACATCAAGGACGCGATCCCCGGTGAGCTCGACGACGCGCAGGACGTCCTGGACGCGAGGGACTCCCTGCTGCGTGAGGCGAAGGAGCACGCCGAGTCCACCGTGTCGACGGCCAATGCCGAGGCGGATTCGATGGTCAACCACGCCCGGGCCGAGGCGGACCGGCTACTCGCCGATGCCAAATCCCAGGCCGACCGCATGGTCGCCGAGGCGCGTGCGCACAGCGAGCGCATGGTGACCGAGGTGAGGGAAGAGGCCGCCCGCATCGCGGCGACTGCCAAGCGCGAGTACGAGGCCAGCACCGGACGCGCCAAGTCCGAGGCGGACCGGCTGATCGAGAGCGGCAACCTCGCCTACGAGAAGGCCGTGCAGGAGGGCATCAAAGAGCAGCAGCGTCTGGTGTCCCAGACTGAGGTGGTGGCCACCGCCACCGCCGAGGCCACCAGGATGATCGACTCCGCGCACGCCGAGGCCGACCGGCTGCGCGGCGAGTGCGACATCTACGTCGACAGCAAGCTGGCCGAGTTCGAGGATTTCCTCAACGGCACGCTGCGGTCGGTCGGTCGTGGACGTCACCAGCTGCGCACCGCCGCCGGCACGCACGACTACGCGGCCCGGTAG
- a CDS encoding DUF177 domain-containing protein, giving the protein MATDVNAAHRGSRSPLVIDISRLGRRPGSMITVDETVPSPARMGVELVAVAEGAPLDLDLRLQSVSEGVLVTGTMSAPTTGECARCLTPITGEVVIDLTELFAYPDSKTEETTEADEVPRVGHNRGVETVDLEQSITDAVGLALPFSPVCTPDCAGLCPECGVRLAEAEPGHHHEQIDPRWAKLTELREQSPGDDS; this is encoded by the coding sequence ATGGCGACGGACGTCAACGCAGCGCACCGAGGATCACGGTCGCCGTTGGTGATCGACATTTCCCGGCTCGGCCGGCGACCGGGTTCGATGATTACGGTCGACGAGACAGTGCCGAGCCCGGCCCGGATGGGCGTGGAGCTGGTGGCGGTGGCCGAAGGCGCGCCGCTGGACCTGGATCTGCGCTTGCAGTCGGTGTCCGAAGGTGTGCTGGTCACCGGGACCATGTCGGCCCCGACCACCGGTGAATGCGCGCGGTGCCTGACGCCGATCACCGGGGAGGTGGTCATCGATCTCACCGAGCTGTTCGCCTATCCCGACAGCAAGACCGAGGAGACCACCGAGGCCGACGAGGTCCCGCGGGTAGGCCACAACAGGGGCGTCGAGACCGTCGACCTGGAACAGTCGATCACCGACGCGGTGGGGTTGGCCCTGCCGTTCTCGCCCGTGTGCACGCCCGATTGCGCGGGTCTGTGCCCCGAGTGCGGGGTCCGGTTGGCCGAGGCCGAACCGGGGCATCACCACGAGCAGATCGATCCGCGGTGGGCGAAGCTGACCGAGCTTCGCGAGCAGAGCCCTGGAGATGACTCGTGA
- the rnc gene encoding ribonuclease III has product MTVDRALLLDALGVELPGELLTIALTHRSYSYENGGVPTNERLEFLGDSVLGLTITEELYHRHPDRSEGDLAKLRASIVNTQALADVGRRLTEHGLGAYLLLGKGEENSGGADKSSILADGVESLLGAIYLEHGVEVARQVILRLFGTLLDTAPTLGAGLDWKSSLQELTASRGLGAPAYVVTSTGPDHDKEFTALVVVGESEHGRGVGRTKKEAELKAAAAAWHALNGD; this is encoded by the coding sequence GTGACGGTGGACCGTGCGCTCCTGCTCGACGCGCTCGGTGTCGAACTGCCGGGTGAGCTGCTCACCATCGCGCTGACGCATCGCAGCTACTCCTACGAGAACGGTGGCGTTCCGACCAACGAACGTCTGGAATTCCTGGGCGATTCGGTGCTGGGCCTCACCATCACCGAGGAGCTGTACCACCGGCATCCGGACCGCTCCGAGGGCGATCTGGCCAAGTTGCGGGCCAGCATCGTCAACACCCAGGCCCTCGCCGACGTCGGCCGCCGGCTGACCGAGCACGGTCTGGGCGCCTACCTGTTGCTGGGCAAGGGCGAGGAGAACTCCGGCGGCGCCGACAAGTCCAGCATTCTCGCCGACGGCGTCGAATCTCTTTTGGGCGCAATTTATCTCGAACACGGTGTGGAGGTCGCCCGCCAGGTCATCCTGCGGTTGTTCGGCACGCTGCTGGACACGGCGCCGACCCTCGGGGCGGGTCTGGACTGGAAGAGCAGCCTGCAGGAGCTGACCGCCTCGCGAGGCCTGGGCGCGCCGGCGTACGTCGTCACCTCCACCGGGCCCGACCACGACAAGGAGTTCACCGCGCTGGTGGTGGTCGGGGAGAGTGAGCACGGCAGGGGCGTCGGCCGAACGAAGAAGGAAGCCGAACTCAAGGCGGCCGCGGCGGCGTGGCACGCCCTCAACGGTGACTGA